CATGCCGGAGCCCGTGCTCTGAATAGTCGCGATGCCAGCGGCGTTGGCGGAGGATACCGCCGTAGCCAGAACCATCAATAGGAGCGAGATCGTCCCCATGACGTAAGGAAGGTTCTCCTTGACGAGCGCCTCCCGCCCTAACCTTCTCAGGGACTCCTCTCCCAGTTTAGTCGTAACCAACCCCCCTACCATGCTCAATCACCTACATCTTCAGCGCATCTTCAGCGAACCATACGCCAACCAAGCCTGGCCTGGGAAATTTAAAAGCCTATTTTTCATGTTGGGTCCCTGTTAGTCGATTTTTGCTCGTCTCGGTTATGTGAACCGCCTGTGAAACTCGTATAGGCGTCCGGGGGATGGAGGGACGAGAAGGCGGCGGATGGAACATAGGTCATTTTCAACGAATTAGGGGGAGACGATCTCTCAAATACAGATTAGTTTTTATACTAGAGTTATCCCAATAGTCGACCATGAGACTTCTAACTATATTCGATTTAGTTCTGATCCTCTCTTCGACGGTCATGGTGGCTGCTGGGTCTTACGGCCTTAAATATGATATCGGAGGCAAGGGGGAACCATTTGGTGGGGACGGTTTTCATGGAGCCCATTCGGTTCGATTAGATTACGATCAAAAAATAAGGTATGTCAGGATCGATTTTTTGGAGCCAATATCTTTTGATGATTTAGATGAGTTCTGTATGCATATTAAGCCTCTCACCGATAGTGGTTATATTTATATAGAATTATGGCTTGATGGTGATGGAGATGGAAAGTGGACCAGTAGCAGCAAATCCGACTTAAAGCTATTTACGTCGAGATATGGCGTCGAAGGTATGGGATTGGAGATCGATGAATGGACAGAGCTCAATAGCCTGGACCTCGAATATGGGAGATCCAGAGCAAATCCTCAGAAATTCAGTATTCAAGAATGGATTGATGAGACAGAAAATTTAAATTTAATACGATTGTATGTCAGGTTTGAGACATCCTCGAAAAAGCTTCCGTCTGAGGGTGCCATCTGGCTCTTCGATTACTTCAGCATAAACGGCATGATCGCCAGCTTCGAGCCGGGCGAGGGCTCCTACGTGAAGGAGGGAAAGCCGAGCAGGATAAGCCAGGGGGGCAAGATCACCTACACCATAACCTACGGCAACGACCTATTGGAGCCGATAACAAACCTGGTGATCGTGGAGGATTACGACCCGAGGATGTCCATCGTCTCGGCAGACCCGCCGCCTGACCCGGGGACCAGTAACGTCTGGACGATAGGGACCCTCCTTCCTGGAGAATACGGCCAGATCGTCGTGGTGATGAAGATGGTGAAGCAGAACTTCGTCGCGGAGGTGGATGGAGCGGTCTCTGGGGAGGGGTTCGTCTCCGTCCGGCGGAGGTTCACCACCAATCGAGAGCCCACATTGATAGTGAACCAGGTGAGGATATCCTGCGACCAGTTCGAGAGGCGTGGGCGGGTCGCGACGCCGGTGAAGGCGATCGTCGGGACGACCCTCAGCTTCGCTGAGCACGGCTCGGGAAGGTACAGGTCGGAGGAGGTCCTCAGCTACAGGACCTCCAGGATGAAGATGGAGCGGTCCTTCGACGCCGTCAAATCCCCGACGGCCTTCGCCCTCCCCCTGGGCCGCGCCATCCGCTTCGACTCCGCGTGGAGCGCAAGCCACCTCTGCATCGACGAGAAGCGGGGCTCGATGATCCGGGAGCGGTACCTTCGCGCCGACCGGCTCAACTCCACCGGCCAGGCTGAGGTCAGAAGCACGAGGCTCCGGCTCAGCTCCGAGGCGAACTTCACCGGGATGGCGATATACGAGATCGAGAGCCACACCGATGAGAGGGATGCCGCCATCACCAGCGTCTTCGATGGGAGCTACTCATTGAAATGCGGGAGCGAGGTCTACAAATGATAGGCAGAGACGGATATCGATGCGGGGCCTGAAGATCGTCGCTTCATTGGGTGAATGAAAAGGCAGGAAGAAGAATAGATCACCAAATGAGCAAAAGGGACGATGGATGAGAGGGCGGAGGGAGATGCCCTCTCATCCTCATAGGAGGTCTGGCGATCTGTTGTTTCCCACTCCCCTTCCCGCAGGATACCCTAACACCCGCTCCTTTAAATGATTATTTTTCACGTGCGGTTCACGTTGGTTTCATCTGAAATCCGGACCGCCGATAACCGCAACCCTATTATCCTCGGAACCGGCCAAAAGGCCCCTATGGGCATCAACGTCCCCCAGTTCATCGATGAAGCCATAGCAGAGATTCGCCGCACAGTAAAGGGAAGGGCGGTCATCGGCCTCTCAGGGGGCGTGGACAGCTCCGTCTGCGCCTTTCTAGCCCGGGAGGCCCTTGGGGATCGTCTCATCCCGGTCTACGTCGACAGCGGCCTGATGCGGCTGAACGAGTCGAAGAAGATCGCCGAGATGTTCTCCGACTTCAACCTGATCACCGTCACCGCCGAGGACCGGTTTTTGGGCGCCCTCGCCGGGGTGACCGACCCCGAGGAGAAGAGGAAGGTGGTGGGCGAGACCTTCATCCGGGTCTTCGAGGAGGAGGCGAGGCGGGTCGGCGCCGAGTACCTGATCCAGGGGACGATATACCCGGACCTGATCGAGTCGGAGGGGGGGATCAAGTCCCATCACAACGTCGGGGGCCTTCCGCTCCATATGGATTTCAAGGGGATAGTCGAGCCCCTCCGGGACCTCTACAAGGACGAGGTGAGGGCCGTCGCCCGGGGGCTGTCGATGCCGACGGAGATCTGCGAGCGGATGCCGTACCCCGGCCCCGGCCTCTCCGTCAGGGTCCTCGGCGAGGTGACCCGGGAGAGGCTCGGGGTCGTCCGGATCGCCAACGCCATCGTCGAGGAGGAGCTGAAGGGGTTTTTGCCCTGGCAGGCCTTCGCTGCGGTCCTAGGGAAGGCGACCGGCGTCAAAGGTGACATCCGGGCCTACGGTTACGTCGTGGCGGTGAGGGCCGTCTCCTCCCGGGACGCCATGACCGCCGACGTTATCGAGCTTCCCTGGGAGGTTCTGAGGCGGATATCCCACAGGATCGCCGGGGAGATCCCCGAGGTCTCCAGGGTGGTCTACGATCTGACGCCAAAGCCGCCGGGGACGATCGAGTTCGAGTGATCTCCTGGAGTTTCAGAGGACCCCTTTGGTGCTGAGGACGAGGGTACCCTCCCTCCTCATAGCCTCCTTCAGAGCGAGCCCCAGGGCCTTGAAGATGATCTCGGCCTGGTGGTGGTCGTTTTCGCCCTCGAACCTGATGTGGAGGGTGATCCGGCCCCCCTCCGTCAGGGCTGAGAGAAACGCTGCCACATCCTGAGTCGGCAGGTCCCCGACGAGGTCGCCGGCAAACTCGCCCCTCATCACCAGGTAGGCCCTCCCGCTCAGGTCTAGGGCCGCCGAGGCGAGGGCCTCATCCATGGGGGCTGCCGCCCAGCCGTACCTTCTTATCCCCCGCTTATCCCCCAGGGCGGAGGCGATCGCCTCCCCCAGGGCGAGCCCCAGGGCCCTCGACCTCTGGGCGGAGATCCCCCCTCCGGCCTTAGCCGAGAGGTCGATCCCGCTCATCCTCGCGAGGGCGCTCAGCATGTGGTCGAGGAACCCCGACCCGGATTCGAGTACCGAGTTCCCTTGGCCATCCAGGTCCAATTCGACGACGGCTCGCGCCCCTCCGACCTCGGAGCTTCCCTCACCCCTCCTCAAGACTCCACCTCCACGCCTCCTCCATAAACCCTAGATCGATCTCCATGAAATCTCCACAAACCCTCCATGACCGATCAATATCAGGATCGGAGGGCCGAGAGGGCCTCTCTGAAGTCGAGCTTTCCCGTATATATCGCCGTCCCGACGACCGCTCCCGCGGCGCCCGCGCCTCTCAGGACCAGGAGGTCCCCGACGGTGGTGACCCCTCCGGCGGCGACGACCGGGATCTCCACCGCCTCCACGAGCCTCCTCGTCGGCTCGGGGTCGATCCCCCGGACCTGACCTTCGACGTCGATGTTGGTGAAGAGGATCGAGCCCGCCCCCCGCTCCTGGAATAGGAGCCCAAGCTCGATCGCCCCCTTCTCCAGGTTCCGCTGCCACCCCTCGGTGGTCACCTTCCCGCGCCTCACGTCCAGGGCGACCATCACCCTCTCCTTCCCGAACTCCTCCGCGACCTCCGTCACCATCTCAGGGCGGGCGAGGGCCGCCGTCCCCAGGATCACCCGGTCGACGCCCAGGCCGAGGAGCGAAGCCGCATCCTCCGGGGACCTGATCCCGCCCCCCACCTGGATGAAGAGGTCGAGGGTCTCGACGATCTCCTGGAGGATGGGGCCGTTGATCCGGACCCCCTGGATCGCCCCGTCCAGGTCGATGATGTGCAGGGTCGAAGACCCCATCTCGGCCCACCGGACCGCCTCCGCCAGGGGGTCGTCGAGGGATACCACCTCCGTTCCCGGGACGCCGCCGACGAGCTGGACGCATCGGCCGCCGCGGAGGTCGACGGCAGGGAAGAGATCGAAAGCCATGGATAGGACCTAGACCTTCGGAGGGCTTAAGTTTTGGGGCTCCTAGGACCAGAACCTCTTCGTCCTGGCGTACTCCCGTTCCGCCTTCAGGATGTCGCGGTAGAAGTCGGCCTCATCTCTCCTGAGGTTCCGCATCAACCTCGCCGCCGTCTCGGGGCCTAGGCCCCGGCTCGCCAGGGCGACGGCGGCGGCCTTGCCGTAGGTGAGGACGAGGTTTGCGTTTCTGTAGACCCGCTTCGTCCTCCGCCGGTCCTCGGGGGTCTTCGCCGCTTCCGGCTTCTTGACGATCCTGATCTCCTCCTCCTCCCAGGGCTTGAGGGCCGCCACCATCCGGGAGCCGCAGACGGGGCACTCGGGGACCTCGGGGACGTTCTTGACCATCCGCAGCGACTTCCACCCCTTGCATTGGACGCAGAAGAGGATCACCCGGTCGTTCATGATCCGGTCTTTGAGCAGGTCGATGACGGCACCGTCGGCCCGCTCCGGGGTCGTCACGTCCCTCCCGCCCCGCCTTCCCTCGGCGCCGATGGGGCTCGCCGAGGAGGTGGTGATGGCGATCTTCCCCGCCCTAAGACCCTCCAGAACCTCCCTCGCCCGGTCGGCGTCGATCCTGTCGAAGAGGACCTCCCGCATCGCCTCCTCGCCGATGACCCCGTCGACGAAGAGGCCGAGGACCCTCTTCAGGCTCACCACCTCCCGGTCGAGGTCCCGGCGGAGGGCCCCGAACCTCCGGGCGACGTGGACCATCCTCCAGGTGAAGAGGGAGGTGTTCTTGAGGGTCATCTCCAGGATCGGGGCGAGGTGGTCCGGGTCCGTCCCGGCGAGGAGGGCTGCCACCTCCTCAGGCAGAATCGGCCTCGGCGTCTCCAGGCCGATCCGATAGGGGTCGACGTCCAGGGCCACGGAGGTCCCGAGCCTCGCCGAGAGGAGGGCGGTCAGGACCCTTCCGAGGGCTTCGTTGGCCTGGTGGCCGAGGCAGGCGTTGATGGTGATGTAGGTCCCGTCCCCCTCGACGACGATCGTCCTCTCATCGGGGACAGGGAGATGGGTCGCAAGCTGCCTTTTTATCAACTTAACGAAGGCCGAGGCCGCCTCCTCCTCGACGGGGTAGCTCTCCATCAGGAAGGCCAGGGCCGCAGCCTCGCCACCACCTCCCCCGCCATCGCCGCCCGCCTCACCTTCCAGGTGACGGGCAACCCTTCCCCGGACCTCTCCCGCCTCCTGGGCCACCTCCCAGGGGACGGGGATCTCCTCCCCCGACCAGGAGGGGATCTCGCCCCCCCTCTGGATGGGGGCGACCCTGATCTCCGCCTCCTCGTCGACGACCTCCACGATCTCCCACATCTCCCCCCTGGAGACGAAGGTCGCGCCCGGCTCGGCGAAGTTGACGACGAAGGCCTCGTCGAGGGTCCCCACGGGCTTCCTCCCGACGACGTCGTAGACCCGGTACCTCTTCTCGTCGGGTATCATCGAGAGGTTCTGGTAGTAGTACTGCCAGGACTTCCTCCTCCGCCGGAGGATGCCGCCCTCGAAGAAGACGAGCCGATGGCCAGCTATCTCCGCCGCCACCTCCTCCAGCTCCGGGAAGGAGAGGTCCCGGAAGGGGCGGGACCTGGTGACGATCTCAAAGCACCTTTTGAGGGCGACCTCGCCGAAGTCGAGGGCGAGCCCCACCAGCTGGTTTGCCAGGACGTCCTTCGGCCTCTCGTGGAGCCTCGTCCCCTCCAGCACCCGAGAGTTCGCCCTCCTCGCTATGGCGGCGGCTTCGGCGACGTCGTCGGGGGATGTGGCTATGATCGTCCCCGCCGAGGTCCTCCCCACCCGGTGGCCGGACCTTCCCACCCGCTGGACGAGGCGGGATACCTCCCTGGGGGAGCTGTACTGGATGACGTGCTCCACGTCTCCTATGTCTATCCCCAGCTCCATCGACGAGGTGCAGATCAGCCCCCGGAGCCTCCCCGCCTTGAAGGCCTCCTCCGCCTCGATCCTCGCCTCTTTCGAGAGGCTCCCGTGGTGGACCCCGATCCTCTCGCCGAGGATCCTGAAGCTCGACCCCAGGACCTCGGCGGCCTGGCGGGTGTTGACGAAGACGAGGCACCTCTCCCTCCGAACAGCCTCCCGGATCACCCGGATCTGGGCGGCGAGGCTCGGGTCGCACTCCAGCTCCTTTGCGAGGGCATAGTCGCCTGCCTCCGGCTGGGGGGATATCACCCGAAACCTCGCCTCCCTCTCCACGTCGGTCTGGACGATCCGGCACCTCCGGCGGGGGCCGACGAGGAACTCGGCGACGACCTCCGGGGACCCGACGGTCGCGGAGAGGCCGACCCTCTGGAACTCCCCCGCCACTTCCGCCATCCTCTCCAGGACGA
The sequence above is drawn from the Methanothrix harundinacea 6Ac genome and encodes:
- a CDS encoding DEAD/DEAH box helicase, which produces MTAFSRLRPEIRGMLARQGIAEPTAPQERAIPLILAGEHLLLIAPTGTGKTEAAALPLFNRILRDRARPRAGTAGMEAGGGRPRGEERSSPGDGDGMRWETRSRGRMQGRERPGTDEDEGPGRISAIYVTPLRALNRDMLSRLRSWGEELGVSVAVRHGDTTQAERRAQSLRPPDLLITTPETLQVMLTGKRLRESLRGVRTVVIDEVHELAASKRGSQLALVLERMAEVAGEFQRVGLSATVGSPEVVAEFLVGPRRRCRIVQTDVEREARFRVISPQPEAGDYALAKELECDPSLAAQIRVIREAVRRERCLVFVNTRQAAEVLGSSFRILGERIGVHHGSLSKEARIEAEEAFKAGRLRGLICTSSMELGIDIGDVEHVIQYSSPREVSRLVQRVGRSGHRVGRTSAGTIIATSPDDVAEAAAIARRANSRVLEGTRLHERPKDVLANQLVGLALDFGEVALKRCFEIVTRSRPFRDLSFPELEEVAAEIAGHRLVFFEGGILRRRRKSWQYYYQNLSMIPDEKRYRVYDVVGRKPVGTLDEAFVVNFAEPGATFVSRGEMWEIVEVVDEEAEIRVAPIQRGGEIPSWSGEEIPVPWEVAQEAGEVRGRVARHLEGEAGGDGGGGGGEAAALAFLMESYPVEEEAASAFVKLIKRQLATHLPVPDERTIVVEGDGTYITINACLGHQANEALGRVLTALLSARLGTSVALDVDPYRIGLETPRPILPEEVAALLAGTDPDHLAPILEMTLKNTSLFTWRMVHVARRFGALRRDLDREVVSLKRVLGLFVDGVIGEEAMREVLFDRIDADRAREVLEGLRAGKIAITTSSASPIGAEGRRGGRDVTTPERADGAVIDLLKDRIMNDRVILFCVQCKGWKSLRMVKNVPEVPECPVCGSRMVAALKPWEEEEIRIVKKPEAAKTPEDRRRTKRVYRNANLVLTYGKAAAVALASRGLGPETAARLMRNLRRDEADFYRDILKAEREYARTKRFWS
- a CDS encoding DUF11 domain-containing protein — its product is MYVRFETSSKKLPSEGAIWLFDYFSINGMIASFEPGEGSYVKEGKPSRISQGGKITYTITYGNDLLEPITNLVIVEDYDPRMSIVSADPPPDPGTSNVWTIGTLLPGEYGQIVVVMKMVKQNFVAEVDGAVSGEGFVSVRRRFTTNREPTLIVNQVRISCDQFERRGRVATPVKAIVGTTLSFAEHGSGRYRSEEVLSYRTSRMKMERSFDAVKSPTAFALPLGRAIRFDSAWSASHLCIDEKRGSMIRERYLRADRLNSTGQAEVRSTRLRLSSEANFTGMAIYEIESHTDERDAAITSVFDGSYSLKCGSEVYK
- the hisA gene encoding 1-(5-phosphoribosyl)-5-[(5-phosphoribosylamino)methylideneamino]imidazole-4-carboxamide isomerase, translating into MAFDLFPAVDLRGGRCVQLVGGVPGTEVVSLDDPLAEAVRWAEMGSSTLHIIDLDGAIQGVRINGPILQEIVETLDLFIQVGGGIRSPEDAASLLGLGVDRVILGTAALARPEMVTEVAEEFGKERVMVALDVRRGKVTTEGWQRNLEKGAIELGLLFQERGAGSILFTNIDVEGQVRGIDPEPTRRLVEAVEIPVVAAGGVTTVGDLLVLRGAGAAGAVVGTAIYTGKLDFREALSALRS
- a CDS encoding imidazoleglycerol-phosphate dehydratase, whose protein sequence is MRRGEGSSEVGGARAVVELDLDGQGNSVLESGSGFLDHMLSALARMSGIDLSAKAGGGISAQRSRALGLALGEAIASALGDKRGIRRYGWAAAPMDEALASAALDLSGRAYLVMRGEFAGDLVGDLPTQDVAAFLSALTEGGRITLHIRFEGENDHHQAEIIFKALGLALKEAMRREGTLVLSTKGVL
- the guaA gene encoding glutamine-hydrolyzing GMP synthase, which codes for MGINVPQFIDEAIAEIRRTVKGRAVIGLSGGVDSSVCAFLAREALGDRLIPVYVDSGLMRLNESKKIAEMFSDFNLITVTAEDRFLGALAGVTDPEEKRKVVGETFIRVFEEEARRVGAEYLIQGTIYPDLIESEGGIKSHHNVGGLPLHMDFKGIVEPLRDLYKDEVRAVARGLSMPTEICERMPYPGPGLSVRVLGEVTRERLGVVRIANAIVEEELKGFLPWQAFAAVLGKATGVKGDIRAYGYVVAVRAVSSRDAMTADVIELPWEVLRRISHRIAGEIPEVSRVVYDLTPKPPGTIEFE